The DNA segment TTCATCTAACTCCATAAAAATAATACTGATAGCAATTTTTCCAGATCTATAGGACCATATAATTTTAGAGcagaagatatatatttttagaccaaattgaataaaatattcaatTCAATAACACAATTCAATTCAATACCACAATTATTCAACAGCTTCCTTTATTCATATAGCAATATACCATATATGTCCTTCCAAGTGAGTTCACATAAATCtttgccatttattttctttttttaatgcattttatagTTTGGAGGCACCAAAATTACTTAGTCACTTTCCTATTGATGgaaattttcattgtttccaaGTTTTTATGTTTACAGACAAGGTTGTAATGAATAGCTTTGTAAAATTATGGAAGCAGAATTATTATAGAATTTGTGTGGAATATGAATATAAAGGTTTGAATGATAACACACAGTTTGTTCACCAAAGACCAAAAATTAATGACCAGGAAGTTCAAGAGCCTGGACGTTCAGGCGCTGGATGACGTGGCCATGTTCCATACATCCTTGTGATTAGGACATTCTTAGGGACGATGGCAGAGATGGCTTCCTGGTGATCCAGAGAGGCCAGGGATATAGGGAGGTGGGGTTAGGATTTCTCTGTTTCAGGGACCTTAAAAGATCAGACAGGAAGATGCCTAAAGGATTCTAGAAATTTGAGGCTTCTTTCTTAGGACAAATGCTGAGCTTTTGTAGAAGTATGACCAAATAATCTGGTAGTCCCTTCCCTGGTTCTGTGTTAAAGCTATACCTGTATCCCAGGTGAAGTGACTAAGTCCATCTAGGAGGCTTAGAGGGCATAGGATGGAAGAGTCTGGGTGCAAAGGAACACCACTCCCTTAGTGTcagtggtcagaggagcctggcgagttatagtacatggggtcgcaagagtcagacatgacttagtgactaaaccaccaccaccaagtgtTGATGGTAAGAATTTTAAGTAGTTCCTGAAAGCCCCTCCTGAAGTTATTTGATGTCTGACATTTGCCTTTCCGTTGCTGACAACTCAGTATTATGAAAACTAAGCAAGAGAGAGAGTCTGAAcgaattttatatacatttgttgttgttgtttagtcactaagtcaggtctgactctgtgaccccatggactgtagccccccaggcttctctgtccatggtatctcccagacaagaatactggagtgggttgccattttctactccaggggatcttcccaatccagggattgaaacagagtgcctctgtgtttcctgcattggcaggtggattctttaccactatgtcacctgggaaatcctcatatatattttaaaattattatattcttCTCACCCACAATAACAAGAGAAatatagatttttattatttggtGGTAGAAAAGCACCAAGTGTGAACaaggaaaatttcaaaatacaacCTTGCTGATAAAGGCTGGTCTCTCAGCTCTTAGAGCAAAGACCAGATAACACACATGACTCCTTGACTGTCATCAGTGAAAGAGAGACAGGAAACAGTAAGTCTATTTATAGGCTCGAGAGACTTTACCTTAGACTGACTCTTAAATGCTATTTGTTGTTAGATTTTAAAAAGCTAGGGAAAATGTACAGTTTATATAGCAAGTTGCCAAAGATAAAAGGCtaaataaagagcaaaataagGAGTAGAGAGAAAAGGCactatctttttttcatttatttaacaattatgtatttattatgctGTGTGCTTTTGCCAGTGTTATTGCGGGGTAAAGGAAtaccaaaaaagaagaagaatattaTTTATGAAAGAGCCTACTTTAATACCAACACTACAACCATTCAATAAGTGTTGGTTGTCCTGTTCTTCCTCTGCTCTTAAGGAACTTACAATCTGTTTTTGGAAAGGTGACATATACCATAAAAGAGAGAATGGATAATGCCCAAATAGAATGCATCATTTATGTTATTTCTTATCTTAGAATCAGACAGCTCTCTGTATTTATCCTGTGCCACAGACATTCagatattcattttgatataaaatTTCCACATGGAATGTGGCCCCCATGGAAAGCAGTATGGCTATTtctaacaaaactaaaaatagaattataatatgacccagcaaaatatgctactggatatatatccaaaagaaatgaaagtagaaCCTTGAAGATATATTTGGACACCCATgattatagcagctttattcacaataatcaagaaatggaagcaacccatcagcagatgaatggtagataaaatgtgacatatacatacaatggaatattattcaatctttaaaaggaagaaaatcctgTCACATGGATTATTAACCTTGAgaacattacactaagtgaaataaaccagtcacaaaaatacatacatatatacacagtgtatgattccacttacatgagatgtctaaagtagtcaaaatcataaaaatagaaagtagaatggtggctgccaggagCAGCAGTTGAGCAGGAGTAGGGAGAGTTGTTCAACAGGCATAGCATTTCAGCTTTacaagatgaaaatgttctggagatctgttgcacaacaatgtggaCATGCTTAACATCAAACTCCACACTGACTGATttgtgttgatgtttggcagaaaccaacaaaattctgtaaagcaattatctttcaattaaaaaataaatatacttttaaaaaagaaaaaaatagttaagatggtaaattttatcttgtgtttttgaccacaattttttaaaattccataaaaCATCTCACAAATGCTAATTACACTTTGCACAGATTATCTTACTCAGATAACGTACTTAGCAGCTGGCCTTAACTCACTGATTTTCCTACCCATTTGCACAGGAGATCTGCTGGCAGTGAAAAAAGAGGCCAGCTCTCACAGAGGCCTATAACTTCTGTAGCCTTATGGCTACAGAAACACAGAGAAACTGTTTGCTTGAGCCATATATTGCCAGGGTCAATGCAAGGACTAATTTTCCTTTTGAATGTGAGTGGCTaaataatcagaaaattaaaCTTAGGTCAGTGGTCTatcctggggaaggaagtggcaacccactccagtatccttgcctgggaaatcccgtggacagaggcgcctggcaggctacagtccatggcgttgcaaagagtcggacacgacttagctactaaacaacagtgGTCTATAAACACAGTTTCTCAATTGACTTCTAACAGAAAACATGAAGTTATAAAACTGCCACtttgtataaaataatatttttaagatagGAATTAATGTATTCTATTCAGTCATTaaccattttctatttttttaatttatttttgtttttggctgcgttgggtcttcattgctatgcatgggctttctctagtttcagcaagcagaggcttctctctagttgcaatgcacaggcttctcattgtaatgacttctcttgttgcagagcacaggctctagggcacgcaagCTCGGTGGTTGCGGCCTACAGGCCTAGTCGCCctacggcatgtggaatcctcctggatcagggatcaaacctgtgtccctcaCACTGGGAGGTGGAtgcttaacccctggaccacagaGAAGTCCCAACCATTATCTATTTCATGTGTACATTACATCTCTCCAAACACTGAATGTAAGTTCCTTAAGAGCAGAGGAAAGGCAAGAGAACCAACACTTATTTCTAAagtaaatatcttaaaataccaaacaaacaaacaaaaaaaatctatcaaagaGCTTGGAAATTTAAAGAAGTTTTAATCACAAGGTAGAAATATGCTGATATAATTTTAACATATTAAGTTTAGTTAGAGGGGAGAATATCTAAAAGAAATATGTTAAAGCTAATGATATggagatgaaaatgaaataagaattCAGGCCTACAAATATCCACTTGAGGGGTAACATGAGACAGGCATAAGACGGTACCATTTCACTCATGTGGAAATTAAAGCAGGCTAACCACCTGTATGTGTGTTTGGGAGAAAGAAGTCCAAAGTAAGAGAGACATCATTAGTGtctgaagaaaggaggaaaaattaGCAAGAAACCACTAGTTaacagcagaaatttaaaaaaataaagatactagaagaaaaaaatcaaatttctatttggcaaaactaatacaattatgtaaagtttaaaaataaaataaaatttaaaaaaaaataaagatactagAAGAAAAAACTCAAATTTCTCAATAAGGTTCacaatttttttatttcagttatatttttctAGCCAGAGTAAAATTACATGCTTATTAATAAACATGGATATGGAAGAAAATGATAGCAGGTATCTGATTGGAGAGATACCACCTGCTCCTCTGCTAAAACCACCTAAGACAGGATAACTAGGACCTGAGGGAAAGCTGACACCAGCAGCAAAGATTGTGAGACTGGTGACATTAGTTACAATGGTCCACAAATCTAAAACGTCAAAGAAAAGTTGAGGCATCTTTCGTTACCATAGTTATAATGGCATTGCTGATTCTATTCTAAAGACTCCACAACTATAGCTAACAAGTTAGCATTTCTTCTCACACTGAGACCAAGAGCGTTATGGAAGTGAAATTTCACTGCCAAATtagcagaaataaagaaagatCAAAAGGAAAGTTaacattgaaaatgaaaataaaataggaaatatagAAAATGATAACTTAGGCATTGGTTTAGAAGGTAGGCTAGGGAAGTACATGAAAAGTTGAAAAGGACCATGGAGAAAACCCTCATACatggaaatttaagaaaataatccttgggacgtccctggcagtccactggttaagactctgcacttctactgcagggggcaagggttccaTCCTTCATTAGGGAActacaattaattaattaatcagttaataaattaattaaaattaaaagcttatcCCCAGCTTTCATTCAAGAAACCATGAATGAAATGAAAGGCAACCAATCAGAGTGGTAGATAATATTTGGAAACCATGCATCAAAGAGTTAATAAACCATAAggaactcacacaactcaacagcaaagtaaaacaaaacaaaacaaaaaccaataaattgattttttaaaaacaggaattcTTGTGAAGAGTCAACTTCTGTCCAATAGAAAAACTCATTTAAGTCAAAATGACAGGAAAAAAAGGCATTTGAACCAATTCAACAAGAAAAGCTTAGGCTCTCCCAAAGGTTTCTGAGCTCCTCTTCCATTCTCATcacttatttctttgctttgtagGCAGCAAAGGGTAGCAATGAAAAACCAAACTTATATAACAGAATTCATTCTGCTGGGACTAACAGACATCCCAGAGCTTCAATCTGTAATCTTCATACTTCTCTTCCTCACCTATGTATTCAGCATTATTGGAAACCTGACGATCATCACCCTCACACTACTGGACTCCCACCTCCACACgcccatgtatttcttcctctggAACTTCTCCTTCTTAGAAATTTCCTTTACAACCACTTTTACCCCTAGGCTACTGTTCAGCATATCAACTGGAAACAAGAGCATCAGCTTTGCTGGCTGCTTCACTCAGTATTTCTTTGCCATATTCCTGGGGGCCACAGAGTTTTACCTTCTGGCTGCCATGTCCTATGACTGCTATGTGGCCATATGCAAACCCCTACATTACATGACCATCATGAACAGCAGAGTCTGCATCCAGCTGATCCTCTGCTCCTGGCTAGGTGGATTTCTCATCATTTTATCCCCAATCATCCTGACCAGTCAACTGGACTTCTGTGCCTCCAACATGCTGAATCATTATTATTGTGACTACGGACCCCTCATAGAAATATCTTGCTCAGACACAAGACTCCTGGAGCTGGTTGACTTCATCTTAGCAGTTGTGACGTTGGTGCTCACCCTGATGCTGGTGATTCTCTCCTACACAAACATCATCCAGACTGTTCTGAAGATCCCCTCTGCTCAGCAAAGGAAGAAAGCCTTTTCCACATGCTCATCCCACATGATTGTCATCTCCCTCTCTTATGGCAGCTGCATCTTCATGTACATAAAACCCTCGGCAAAAGAAGGGGTTGCCTTCAATAAGGGAGTCGCTGTGCTCAATACCTCAATCACCCCTTTATTGAACCCATTCATTTATACTCTGAGGAATGAACAAGTAAAACAAGCCTTCAAAAATGTGGCCAGAAAGATTGTGAGTCTTTAGTGAATGTAAAGACCTCAAACTTAAAACAGAATCTGAATAATATTTATGAAGTTCTTCTCAAGGATAACTTCTTCAACCCTCTTCTTATTAAAGCAGTatctcaggggacttccctggtggcccatcggctaagactccacactcccaaagcagggggcttgggttcaatttctgatcagggaactacttctcacatgccacaactgagactcGAACTAGAACTAGACTCTGAGGTTTCTGATTCTGTATTAACAACATACCACAATCACATCATGCAGGGGTACCCATCTGAACTGCCAcgtctcaataaaatattttagttgttgttcagtcactaagtcatgtccaactccttgtgaccccatggactgcagcatgccaggctcctctgtcctccactatctcccagagtttgctcaaattcaggtccactgattcagtgatgctatctaaacaatctcatcctctaccaccgcCTTCTTTTGTCtttcaatcagggtcttttccaatgagtcggctcttcccatcaggtggccaaagtattggagcctcagcttcagcatcagttcttccaataaatatttgggttgacttcctttaagattgactggtttgacctccttgcagttcaagagattctcgagagccttctccagcaccacagtttgaaagcatcaattcttcagcactcaggcttctttatggtccaactcacacattcttacaagactactggaaaaaccatagctttgagtacatggactttggcaacaaagtaatgtctctgctttttaagacactgtctagattggtcatggctttcctttcaaggagcaagtgtcttttaatttcatggctgcagtcatcatccacagtgattttggagcccaagtttGAAGctatcactatttccactttttccccatctattttccatgaagtgatgggaccaggtgccatgatcttagtttcttgaatgttgaatttgaagccagctttttcactctcctctttccacattcatcaagaagctgtttagttcctcttcactttctgccgttagagtggtatcatctgcatatccaaagttgttgatatttctcccagcaatcttgattccagtttatgatttaccagcctggcatttcacatgatttcttgtggctcagctgataaagaatctgcctgcaatgcaggagacctgggttcgatccctgggttgggaagatcccttggagaagggaaaggctacccactccggtatttggcctggagaattccatggactgtataatccatggggtcacaaagagttggacatgactgagcaactttcactttcaccctgcatataagttcaacAAAGTGaagagtcatgtccagctctttgggaccccatggactgcatcctgccaggctcctctgtccatggaattctccaggcaagaatactggagtgggtagctattcccttctctagggaatcttaccaacccagggatcaaatccaggtctcccacattacaggcagattctataccatctgagccaccagggaagcacaagttaaataagcagggtgatactttacagccttgacatacttacACATTTcacaattttgagccagtcagtttttccatgtccagctctaactgttgcttcttgacctgcatacaggtttcttaagagacagataaggtggtctggtactcccatttctttaagaattctccactgtttgttgtgatccacacagtcaaatgctttagcatagaAATGAGGCAgatgtagatatttttctagaattcccttgctttctctatgatccatcagatattggcaatttgatctctggttcctctgccttttctaaatccagtttgcaCATTGTAAGCtgctcagttcacatactgctgaagcctagcttgaggattttgagcattgccttgctagcatgtgaaatgagcacaattgtgcagtagtttgaacattctttggcattgcccttctttgtgattgaaatgacaactcaccttttccagtcctgtggccactgctgagttttctaaatttgctgacatattgaactgccacatctgaaaaaaatattttagtattataGTAGGATTTAAAGCCAATTAaaaacttccatggtggtccaatgTTTAAGAACCACCATCGCCTGCCAATGAGGGAACATGGGTTtaaccctggtccaggaagatcccacatacctcagggcaactaagcacatgatccagttactgagcccacactctagagccagggagccacaaacagagaagcctgcatattacaactaaagagtagcccccacctaccacaactagaggaaacctACCACAgaccaaagacccagcacagccaaatacaaataaataacacatttttaaatgatttaaaaactgaTGAACTAACTCAACACATATAGATGCTTGTCAATGGACCAACCAAGactgtaaaaatgaaaagttgtcTTCAGTTCCTTCCAACatactcatcagttcagttcagttcagttcagtttctcagtcgtgtccgactctttgtgaccccatgaactgcagcactccaggcttccctgtccatcaccaactcccggagtccacccaaacccacctccaattgagtcaatgatgccatccagccatctcatcctctgtcgttcccttctcctcctgccctcaatctttcccagcatcagggtcttttcaaatgagtcagctcttcccatcaagtggccaaagtattggagtttcagcttcaacatcagtcctaccaatgaacactcaggactgatttcctttaggatggactgcctggatctccttgcagtccaagggactctcaagagtcttctccaacaccacagttcaaaagcatcaattcttcagggctcagctttctttttttttttttttttttaatttaattaattaatttattttactttacaatattgtattggttttgccatacattgacttgaaccCGTcatgctctcacatccatacatgatcactggaaaaaccatagccttgactagacggaactttgttggcaaagtaatgtctctgctttttaatatgctatctaggttggtcataactttccttccaaggagtaagtgtcttttaatttcatggctgcaatcaccatctgcagtgattttggagcccagaaaaataaagtcagccactgtttccactgtgtccccatctatttcctatgaagtgatgggactggatgttgTGATCTTaattgtctgaatgttgagctttaagccaactttttcactttccactttcattttcatcaagaggctctttagttcttcttctctttctgccataagggtgctgtcatctgcatatctgaggtgattgatatttctcccggcaatcttgattccagcttgtgcttcttccagcgcagcgtttctcatgatgtactctgcatataatttaaataagcagggtgacaatatacagccttgacgtacttcttttcctatttggaaccagtctgttgtttcatgtccagttctaattgttgcttcctgatctgcatacagatttctcaagaggtaggtctggtgatctggtattcccatctctttcagaattttccacagtttattgtgatccacacagtcaaaggccctggcatagtcaataaagcagaaatagatgttttttctggaactctcttgctttttcgatccagcgaatgttggcaatttgatctctggttcctctgccttttctaaaactagcttgaacatctggaagttcacagttcacatattactgaagcctggcgaatttttaacattactttactagcgtgtgaggtgagtgcaattgtgtggtagtttgagcattctttggcattgcctttctttgggattggaatgcaaactgaccttttccagtcctgtggccactgctgagttttccaaatttgctggcatactgagtgcagcactttcacagcatcacctttcaggatttgaaatagctcaactggaaatccatcacctccattagctttattcatagtgatgcttcctaaggcccacctgacttcacattccaggatgtctggctctaggtgagtgctcataccatcatgattatcttggtcatgaagatcctttttgtacactTCTGTCTATtcctgacacctcttcttaataaatgctgcttctgttaggtccctaccatttctgtcctttattgagcccatctctgcataaaatgttcccttggtatctctaattttcttgaagagatctctagtctttcccattctgttgttttcctctatttctttgcattgatcactgagggaggctttcttatctctccttgctattctttggaactctgcaacaCACTCATCAGttctcaaaaatatttatcaacaCTTGTTACCAACTACCGATACATTGTTAACAAATGACAGGTGCACATATTCTTTTAGGCCAAGTTTTAGGTAAATGTCCCTTTCTCTGGGGATTTTTTACAAATTGTCCTGCTTACAACTGTGGCCAAAACAACCACACCCAAAGCTCATTAGTAAATTCTGAGCACAGATTCCCCTGAGCACCATTTGTTGTTTCCCATAATTGATCCTCTAGGTCCACAATAATACAGTCTATAAAGCAAATGTCCCATTTTGGTTGAGCGGGACCTGTTCAGAAGCCTCTTGCATGACCCAAAATTTCAGAACCTTAGGTTTCAGGGGGGAAACCATGTGCCATGGCACAAGGGGAAGCTTCCAGCCCCATCACAGACTCTCTCTGACCCTTCTGATACATGGTTTGGATGTTGACTAATCAACAGAAATTTGTCCTTGGATAGCTATGTTTCAGAATTGTTGCAGCTGAAGGGGCAGATATGTGTGACAAGGCCAGGTAGAAATGAAGATGagtcaagaaaagaaatttttatgaaaacttAGTCCCATGATTATTTCTACAGTGTTGCCTCCACATTTTGCTACAAGTCTGAATCATGAAACATAGGACATTCAGGTCTGTAcacttcctgctttctttttgaaGGCTCATCACCTTAGGTGCTTGTGTTGTCCCTGGACTAGTGAGTTCCTGAAGCCACTTCCCAGATAAAAAGTCATTGTACTGAAAAAGAGGGAGTTGCAGGTCACAGCTTCCTTTGCCAGGCCCCAGAAATGACCCAAGACCAAGGCTTCTGAATCACTGGGCAAATTCTCTACTGCCCTTGGGAATTCCTTTGGGCTCATTCTGAGAAACTAACAGGCTCAGAAATCTTTCTTTAATGAGGCTAAAggatagttgtgtgtgtgtgtgtgtgtgtgttagtttctcaatcatgtccaattctttgcgaccccatggactgtagtccaccaggctcctgaccagggattgaacacacacctcctgcaatggaagctcagagtcctaaccattgggctGCCAGGAAAGTGCCTATGTGTAAATTTTTTAAGCACTTCATTTGAGGcataacatacatttttaaagatgcaaaaacaatagtgtaaagtaattagcctctaattaaaataaataaattaaaaaaatgtttttgaaacttttatttaaaaggtGAATATCTGGACGTGATCTGGCCAAACAGATTGGATGCATGGAACAAGTCCATTGAGCACAGGTATCTATAGATTTTAGTGTTTCTAGAACCCTCCATGGTTTTCTTCTTGTACTCATTTGAAATGGCCTT comes from the Bubalus kerabau isolate K-KA32 ecotype Philippines breed swamp buffalo chromosome 1, PCC_UOA_SB_1v2, whole genome shotgun sequence genome and includes:
- the LOC129641600 gene encoding olfactory receptor 6C4-like encodes the protein MKNQTYITEFILLGLTDIPELQSVIFILLFLTYVFSIIGNLTIITLTLLDSHLHTPMYFFLWNFSFLEISFTTTFTPRLLFSISTGNKSISFAGCFTQYFFAIFLGATEFYLLAAMSYDCYVAICKPLHYMTIMNSRVCIQLILCSWLGGFLIILSPIILTSQLDFCASNMLNHYYCDYGPLIEISCSDTRLLELVDFILAVVTLVLTLMLVILSYTNIIQTVLKIPSAQQRKKAFSTCSSHMIVISLSYGSCIFMYIKPSAKEGVAFNKGVAVLNTSITPLLNPFIYTLRNEQVKQAFKNVARKIVSL